The region CCAACCAAAGGCCCGGCCAAGGAGCCCCCATGCCCGACTACGGCCACGACCTGCTCTTCGGGGCGAACATCGTGCCCTCCGCCCAGCAGGCGGACACCGTCGTAGCCCTCTCCCAGCTCGCCGAGCGCGCCGGGTTCGACCTCGTCAGCTTCCAGGACCACCCGTACCAGCCCGCTTTCCTCGACACCTGGACGCTGCTCAGCTACGTCGCCGCCGCCACCGAGCGGATCCGGCTGGCGGCCAACGTGCATCCGCTGCCACTGCGGCCGCCCGCCATGCTGGCGCAGGCCGCGGCCAGTCTCGACCTCCTCAGCCGTGGCCGGTTCGAGCTCGCGCTCGGCAGTGGCGGGTTCAGGGACGCGATCTCCTCCATGGGCGGCCCGCGTCTCACGCCTGGCCAGGCTGTGGACGCGCTTGAGGAGGGCATCGCGATCATCCGCGCCGCCTGGGACACCGACGCCGCCGGCGACATCGGCCACAGCGGCGAGCACTATCAGGTCTCCGCCCCGCGCGGCCCCCGTCCGGCCCACGACATCGGCATCTGGCTGGGCGCGTACAAGCCCCGCATGCTCCGCGTGACGGGCCGCCTGGCCGACGGGTGGCTCCCGTCCCTGCCCTACCTCCGCTCGGTCGGCGAGCTCGGTGAGGGCAACGCCGTCATCGACGAGGCCGCCGCCGAGGCGGGCCGCTCGCCCCGCGACATCCGCCGGCTGCTCAACCTCGGCGAGGAGCTTCCCGCGGACCAGCTCGCCGAGCTGGCCCTCACGTACGGGATCAGCGTCTTCAACATCGTGGCCGGCGACCCTCGCCAGATCCAGCGCTTCGCCCAGGAGACCGCCCCGGCCGTACGCGAGCTCGTCGCGGCGGAACGCGACCGGGCCGTACGCGAGCCCGTCACCACGGAACGCGACCGGGCCGTACGCGAGCCCGCCGCCGCAGAACGCGACCAGGCCCGTCAGGACACCGGCTCGGGAGACACCCCGCAGGACGACGCCCCGTTGCCCGCCACCCCGACCCCGGACGACGGCGTACGGCTCACCGACATCCGCGTGTGGGACGAGGCCGCCCGCCCCACCGCCCCGCGCTCCGACCCCGGGAGGCGCTACACGCCCGCGGAGCAGGCCAACGCCCAGCACCTCATCGACGTGCACGATCACCTGCGCGGCGAGCTCGCCCAGCTCCGCGACCTCGTCGATCAGGTCGCCGCGGGCACGATCGACGCGGGTGCCGCCCGCTCCCACATCTCCACGATGACCATGCGCCAGAACAACTGGACGCTCGGCGCCTACTGCGAGTCCTACTGCCGCCTCGTCACCATGCACCACTCCGCCGAGGACGCCATGGTCTTCCCCACGCTGCGCCGCGCCGAGCCCGCTCTCACCCCCGTGATCGACCGCCTCGAGGAAGAGCACCACGCCATCCACAAGATCCTCGAACGGGTGGACCGCGCCCTCGTCGCCTTCGTCGGCGACCCGGCCGGCCTCGACGACCTGCGTACCGCGGTGGACCTGCTCACCGACAGCCTGCTGTCCCACCTGTCGTACGAGGAGCGCGAGCTCGTCGGGCCCCTGGCCAGGCACGGCTTCTAGGTGACTGGTGTTTTTTGATCTATCTCGCGTCGGTCTCGCCTGTTGTGCCATGGTGATCGGTGTTGGTCACCGGGAGCGGGGAGAGACCGAGCGATGGCAGTGGGCCAGACTCCGATGCAGCCGGGGTTGCTGTCCTCCACGGTGAGTTTTGTCGAGGGTCGGCTGGCGCCGAACTCGATCTACACGGTGCTGCACCGTGAGTGCCGGAATCTGTTTCCGGACGAGATGTTCGCCGACCTGTTCGCTGAGGATGGGCGCCGGTCGGTGCCGCCGATGATCGTGGCGGTGGTGATGGTGCTGCAGCGGCTGGAGGGGCTGTCGGATCGCGAGGCGGTGGATCGGTTCGCCTTCGATGTGCGGTGGAAGTACGCCGCCGGCGGGCTGGACTTCGACCATCCAGGGTTCGTGCACACCGTGCTGGTGGACATGCGGGCCCGGCTGGCCGCCTCCGACCAGCCAGACCGGATCTTCGAGCGGACCGTGGAGGTGGCCGCCCGGGCCGGGCTGATCGGCCGCAAGCGGGTGCTGGACTCGGCACCGATCTATGACGCGGTGGCCACCCAGGACACCATCACGCTGATCCGCTCGGCGATCCGGGGCGTGCTGCGCGCCTCCGACCGGGAGTTGCGGGTCGCGCTGCGGGCGGTGATCTCCAGCGGGGACGCCTACACCGATCTCGGTAAGCCGGTCATCGACTGGACCGAACAAGCGGAGCGGGAGGCGCTGATCGACTCGCGGGCCCGCGATGGGTTCGCGCTGCTAGCCGTGCTGGACGGACGGAAGGTGGCTGAGGAGGTCGATCAGGCGGCACGATTGCTGGCCACCGTGCTCGGCCAGGACCTGCAGCACGGCGAGGACGGGGTGTTTCGGATCGCCCGCAAGGTGGCCAAGGACCGTGTCATCTCCACCGTCGATGCCGAGGCGCGACACGGCCGCAAGACGGTGGAGCGCTCGTTCGACGGATACAAAGGCCACATCGCCGAAGACCCCGACAGCGAGATCATCACTGCCACCCGGGTGACGGCAGGCAACGTGGGCGATGCCGAACCGGCCGCCGAACTCCTGGCTGACCTCCTGTCCGAGCAGGCCGAGCACGCCGAGCAGGCCGAGCACGCCGAGCAGGCCGAGCAGGCCGAGCAGGCCGAGCAGGCCGAGCAGGCCGAGCAGGCCGAGGTTTATGGTGATGCCGCCTACGGCACCGGGCCGATGCTTGCCAAGCTCGACCGGGCGCAAATCGAGGCGATGGTCAAGACGCAGCCCTCCAGCGCGCCCGGAGGTCGCTTCACCAAGGATGCCTTCACCGTCGATCTGGAGGCCGGGCGGGTGATCTGCCCGAACCAGATCGTCAAGGAGATCCGCTGGCATCGCAATGGCAGTGGCGTGGCGGCCTTCGGCTCCGCATGCGCGGGATGCCCGCTCCGGGAGCGGTGCACCACCGCCAAGGACGGCCGCGACATCAACCTCAGCCCGCACGAGGCACACTTGGCCCGGGGCCGGGCCAACAGTGCCGATCCCGGCTGGCTGGCCCGATACCGCGCCACCCGGCCCAAGGTCGAACGCAAGATCGCGCATCTGATGCGGCGACGGCATGGCGGACGCCGCGCCCGCATGCGCGGCACCACCAAAGTCGACGCGGACTTTTCTTTGCTGGCCGCCGCTGTCAACCTGGCACGCCTGGCGGTGCTCGGCGTTACTTCCACCTCAACCGGGCGATGGGCAGCGACAATGGCCTGACCAGGGAGAACAACCGCACGCCACGGTTACGGAAGGCCAGCGGACACCCTTCGGAACCCCTGTGGATAACTCGGCAGAGCAGGGCTGACCCGAACCCCGCAAAGGCCGGGCCACCCAAGCTCGATCACAGGCCCGGCTCAGCAGATCGCGATCGAGATTCAACCGGCCGGGATCGACCGCTTAACACCAGCGACCTAGGAGCGGCGGGCGGGGAAGGCGTGGCGGCGCGCCGCCACCACGATCGCGAGGGCCGCGACCACCAGCGGCAGCGAGGTCCACGGCAGCGCGCCCGCCCCCGCGCCCTCCAGCACCACCCCGCCGGCCAGCGACCCGGCCGCGATGCCCGCGTTGTACACGGTGGTCTGCATGGACGTGGCCACGTCCGCGTTCCCCGCGCCCGTGGCGTCCACCAGAGCCGTCTGCAGCAACGTGGGCACCCCGCCGAAGGCCGCCCCCCACAGCCCGACCGCCCCGAGCAGCGCCCAGTCCCGCCCTCCGAGGAGGGCCAGCACGGTCATGGCCCCCGCCACCACGCCCAGCACGGCCACGAGCGCCACCCGCGGGAACCGGTCGATCACGGCGCCGGTGACCCAGATCCCCGCCACCGTCCCGACCCCGAACACGAGCAGCACGAGGCTGGTCTCCCCGAACCCGGCGAAGGCCACGAACGGCGCCAGGTACGTGTACATCGCCTGATGTCCCACCAGCACCAGCACCGTCACCCCGAGGACCGTACGGACCCCGGGAAGGACCGCCACCCGTCGCAGCGGCACCCGCGCGGCGGCCGCCTCGCCGGGAAAGCCCGGCACCTTCCACAGCACCCATCCCACCAGCACGAGCGCGACGACGGCCAGGCCCAGGAAGGCCGCACGCCACCCGAAGGCCGAGGCCAGGGCCGCACCGGCCGGGATCCCCGCGCACAGCGCCACCGTGATCCCCGCCGAGACGATCGCGATCGCCCGCCCGCGCCGCTCGGCCGGCACCATCCGCGCCGCGTAGCCGACCAGCATCGCCCACAGGATCCCGCCCATGACCCCGGCCAGCACCCGCGCCCCGAACGTCACCGCGTACGACGACGAGAGCCCGGTCACCGCGTTGAACAGGGCGAACCCCGTCAGCGCCGAAACCAGCACCGGCCGCCGCGGCAGCCCGCGCAGCAGCGCCGTCACCGGGATCGCCGACAGGGTGGACGCCACCGCGTACGCCGTCACCAGGAACCCGGCCCGCCCCTCGGGCACCTCCAGCGCCCGCGCCATCGGCGGCAGCAGCCCGGCGGGAAGCAGCTCGGTCATCACCGCCGTGAACGCCGCCGAGAACAGCGCCAGCAGCCCCGACCACGGCATCCGCACCACGCGGACCGCGTCGGCGATCGTCGCACCAGACATGCCGCCTATGCTGAAACCTTCACATCAATGTGAAGGCAAGCCGGGAGGCCCGCCATGAAGATCGGCGAACTGTCGCGCCTCACGGGCGTGCCCACCCGCATGCTCCGCTACTACGAGGAGCAGGACCTCCTGCACCCCGACCGGGCCGGCAACGGCTACCGCCGGTATCCCGAGTCGGCCGTGTACCGGGTCCAGCAGATCCGCGGGCTGCTCGACTCCGGCCTCACCACGGAGATCATCCGCCGGATCCTCCCGTTCCTGAACAGGCCCGACGAGATCCACCTGCACCCGCAGTGTCTCACTCCCGAGCTGGCCGAACTCCTCGAGGCCGAGGCGAGCCGCATCCAGCAGCGCATCGACTGCCTGTCCCGCAACCGCGACGCCATCCACGCGTATCTCGCCGCCGTACGAGCCGCGGGCCTTTAGATTCGGAGAAACAGGTGTCTGTCGGGAGCGGTCCCGTTCGTCGGTGGGGTGGACAGGCGCGGCCGGGGC is a window of Nonomuraea helvata DNA encoding:
- a CDS encoding LLM class flavin-dependent oxidoreductase is translated as MPDYGHDLLFGANIVPSAQQADTVVALSQLAERAGFDLVSFQDHPYQPAFLDTWTLLSYVAAATERIRLAANVHPLPLRPPAMLAQAAASLDLLSRGRFELALGSGGFRDAISSMGGPRLTPGQAVDALEEGIAIIRAAWDTDAAGDIGHSGEHYQVSAPRGPRPAHDIGIWLGAYKPRMLRVTGRLADGWLPSLPYLRSVGELGEGNAVIDEAAAEAGRSPRDIRRLLNLGEELPADQLAELALTYGISVFNIVAGDPRQIQRFAQETAPAVRELVAAERDRAVREPVTTERDRAVREPAAAERDQARQDTGSGDTPQDDAPLPATPTPDDGVRLTDIRVWDEAARPTAPRSDPGRRYTPAEQANAQHLIDVHDHLRGELAQLRDLVDQVAAGTIDAGAARSHISTMTMRQNNWTLGAYCESYCRLVTMHHSAEDAMVFPTLRRAEPALTPVIDRLEEEHHAIHKILERVDRALVAFVGDPAGLDDLRTAVDLLTDSLLSHLSYEERELVGPLARHGF
- a CDS encoding transposase — its product is MAVGQTPMQPGLLSSTVSFVEGRLAPNSIYTVLHRECRNLFPDEMFADLFAEDGRRSVPPMIVAVVMVLQRLEGLSDREAVDRFAFDVRWKYAAGGLDFDHPGFVHTVLVDMRARLAASDQPDRIFERTVEVAARAGLIGRKRVLDSAPIYDAVATQDTITLIRSAIRGVLRASDRELRVALRAVISSGDAYTDLGKPVIDWTEQAEREALIDSRARDGFALLAVLDGRKVAEEVDQAARLLATVLGQDLQHGEDGVFRIARKVAKDRVISTVDAEARHGRKTVERSFDGYKGHIAEDPDSEIITATRVTAGNVGDAEPAAELLADLLSEQAEHAEQAEHAEQAEQAEQAEQAEQAEQAEVYGDAAYGTGPMLAKLDRAQIEAMVKTQPSSAPGGRFTKDAFTVDLEAGRVICPNQIVKEIRWHRNGSGVAAFGSACAGCPLRERCTTAKDGRDINLSPHEAHLARGRANSADPGWLARYRATRPKVERKIAHLMRRRHGGRRARMRGTTKVDADFSLLAAAVNLARLAVLGVTSTSTGRWAATMA
- a CDS encoding MFS transporter; amino-acid sequence: MSGATIADAVRVVRMPWSGLLALFSAAFTAVMTELLPAGLLPPMARALEVPEGRAGFLVTAYAVASTLSAIPVTALLRGLPRRPVLVSALTGFALFNAVTGLSSSYAVTFGARVLAGVMGGILWAMLVGYAARMVPAERRGRAIAIVSAGITVALCAGIPAGAALASAFGWRAAFLGLAVVALVLVGWVLWKVPGFPGEAAAARVPLRRVAVLPGVRTVLGVTVLVLVGHQAMYTYLAPFVAFAGFGETSLVLLVFGVGTVAGIWVTGAVIDRFPRVALVAVLGVVAGAMTVLALLGGRDWALLGAVGLWGAAFGGVPTLLQTALVDATGAGNADVATSMQTTVYNAGIAAGSLAGGVVLEGAGAGALPWTSLPLVVAALAIVVAARRHAFPARRS
- a CDS encoding MerR family transcriptional regulator — its product is MKIGELSRLTGVPTRMLRYYEEQDLLHPDRAGNGYRRYPESAVYRVQQIRGLLDSGLTTEIIRRILPFLNRPDEIHLHPQCLTPELAELLEAEASRIQQRIDCLSRNRDAIHAYLAAVRAAGL